The Deltaproteobacteria bacterium genomic interval CCACCCCTTGCACCGCAGCCGAGGTGAAATCAATGGCCGCGCGCCGACTCGCCAGCATGCGCGACGTGCAGGCGGCCATCGACGTGGTGGCACGAGACAGCCTTGACGTCAGGCATTGCGCGACGCCATTCTTGGCTCAGCGGGCTCGGCGATTGCGGTCATGCGCAGCGGGCGCGGCCTTGTGGCCGGTACTCTCACCAACGGCGATCTCACCCGGCGCACGAGAAGAAGGGCCAAGGTGCACGCCGTGTAGCTGGTCGAGGGCGGCTTGGTGCGGCTCCTGCTCGTCTGCCCGGCGAAACGCTGGTTCAAGCCCGCAAGGCGCAAAGAAACCACCGCGCTGATCGACGCCCAACTCGCGCCGCTAGGCTAGGACTGAGGGAGTGTGGTGCCGAGCTCGCCTGCGCCGAGTTGCAGCAGGCCGGCGGCAGCCCGTGCGTGCTTGAACCGCCCGCTTGAACGTGTTGTAACGCGCCTTCGATACGATTCACGGAGGACCGTTCATGGCAGATTTAGGTTTTTGGAATCAGGCGCAGGCGAACCCCGAGCGCCTGGCGCTGGTCGAGCCGAACGAGCGTAAGCTGACCGCGGGAGAGCTGCTAGCCGCCTGCAACCGCTTGGTACACGGGCTGCGTGCGCGCGGGCTCAAGTCGGGCGATTGCATCGCGACGGTCCTGCCCAACGGCGCGCCCATGGTCGAGCTGTATCTGGCCGCCGCCCAAGCGGGCTGGTACCTGGTGCCGATCAATCACCACCTCACCGCGGCCGAGATCGCTTACATCGTGCAAGACTCCGAAGCCAAGGTGTTCGTCGGCTCCGAGCGCTTCGCCGGCGCCTGCCAAGGCGCGGCCGCCGAGTTGAATTTTCCCGCCCAGATGCGCTTCGCCGCCGGCGTGATATCCGGGTTCTGCCCGTTCGAGGAGATCAAGGCCGGGCAGCCGGCGACGCTGCCGGCCGAACGCAGCGCCGGCCAGGTGATGAACTACACCTCCGGCACCACCGGGCGGCCCAAGGGCGTGCGCCGGCCTTTACACCCGTTCGACCCCGACAGCATGTTTGCGACGGTGGCGATGTTTTTGGGGATGTTCGGCATCCAGGCGGAATCGGACAACGTCCACCTGACCGGTTCGCCGCTCTACCACACCGCCGTGCTCATGTTTGCTGCCTCCTCCCTACACCTCGGGCATGGGATCGTACTGATGGACAAGTGGACGCCGGAGAGCTGTCTGCAGATGATCCAGAAGTATCGGGTGACAACGACTCACATGGTGCCAACTCAGTTTCACAGGCTGTTGGCGCTGCCCGACGAGGCCAAGAAGCGCTACGACGTCTCCTCGCTGCGCCACGTCATCCACGCCGCCGCTCCCTGCCCGGTCGACATCAAGCGGCGCATGCTCGAATGGTGGGGCAACACGATTTACGAATACTACGCCGCCAGCGAAGGCGGCGGCACGCTGGTCACGCCGGAAGAGTGGCTGCAGTATCCCGGCACCGTCGGGCGCGCCTGGCCGATGTCGGCGATCAAGGTGTTCGACGAGGCCGGCAACGAATGCCCGACGGGCACCCCCGGCACCGTTTACATGGCGCTCGGCATGGCCGATTTCGAGTACCACAAGGACAAGGAAAAGACCGCGGCCAACCGCCGCAACGGCTTCTTCACTGTCGGTGATATAGGCTACCTGAATGAGGACGGCTACCTGTTCCTGTGCGACCGCAAGATCGACATGATCATCTCCGGCGGCGTCAACATCTACCCGGCGGAAGTGGAGTCGGTGTTGCTGAGCCATCCCAAGGTGGCCGATGCCGCCGTCTTCGGCGTTCCCAACGAGGACTGGGGCGAGGAGGTCAAGGCGGTGATCGAGCCGGCGCCGGGTCTTAGCCCCTCGCCGGCGCTGGCGCAGGAGATCATCGACTTCTGCTTGGAGCGGACGGCGAAGTACAAGTGCCCGAAGTCGATCGACTTCACCGACGCCATGCCGCGTGATCCCAACGGCAAACTGTACAAGCGCAAGCTGCGCGACCCGTACTGGAAGGGGCGCGAGCGCGCGATCTAAGCGCGCCCGGCGGCCTCGGGTAGGTTGTGTTGGCGGCAGCCATGCGCCCGCTTCAATCGAAGATTCGGACCAGCGATAGCGACTTCGTCGCCAACCGCCAGCGCATGGAGGCGCTGGTGCAGGAACTGCACCAGCGGCTGGCGGCGGCGCGACAAGGCGGCCCGGAAGAGCAACGCCGGCGCCACAAGGAGCGCGGCAAGCTGCTGGCGCGCGAGCGCATCGACGGCTTGATCGATCCCGGCACGCCGTTCCTCGAATTGTCGCCACTGGCGGCACACGGCTTGTACGGCGGCGATGCCCCGAGCGCCGGCATCGTCACCGGCATCGGCACCGTTCACGGCCGGCCGGCGGTGATCGTCGCCAACGACGCGACGGTGAAGGGCGGCACCTACTTCCCGCTCACCGTCAAGAAGCACCTGCGGGCGCAAGAGATCGCCTTGGAAAACCGCCTGCCCTGCGTCTACCTGGTCGACTCGGGCGGTGCGTTCCTGCCGTTGCAGGCGGAGATCTTTCCCGACCGCGAGCACTTCGGCCGTATCTTCTACAACGAAGCCCGGATGTCGGCGCTCGCCATCCCCCAGATCGCCGTCGTGCTCGGCTCCTGCACCGCGGGCGGCGCCTACGTGCCGGCAATGTGCGACGAGAACGTCATCGTGCGCGGTCTGGGGACGATCTTCCTCGGCGGTCCACCGCTGGTGAAGGCGGCCACCGGCGAGGATGTCAGCGCCGAGGAGCTGGGCGGCGGCGATGTGCACACGCGCATCTCCGGGGTCTCCGATTACCTTGCCGCCGACGACCGCGATGCCCTCGATATCACCCGGCGCATTTTTGAAAACCTCGGCGGCCCGCTGCCGCCGCCGATCCGCCGCGACGAGCCGGAAGACCCGGCTTATGATCCGGCGGAGATCTACGGCATCATTCCGCATGATGCGCGCAAGCCCTACGACGTGCGCGAGCTGATCGCGCGCATTGTCGACGGCAGCCGGCTGGAGGAGTTCAAGCCGCTCTACGCCACCACCGTCGTCACCGGCTTCGCCCGCATCCACGGCTACCCGACCGGCATCATTGCCAACAACGGGGTGCTGTTCTCCGAGTCGGCATTGAAGGCGACACACTTCATCGAGCTGTGCTGCCAGCGCCACATCCCGTTGCTGTTTCTCCAGAACATCACCGGCTTCATCGTCGGCAAGAAGTACGAGCATGGCGGCATCGCCAAGGACGGCGCCAAGATGGTGCACGCCGTCGCCAATGCCGCCGTGCCCAAGTTCACCGTCATCATCGGCGC includes:
- a CDS encoding acyl-CoA synthetase; this translates as MADLGFWNQAQANPERLALVEPNERKLTAGELLAACNRLVHGLRARGLKSGDCIATVLPNGAPMVELYLAAAQAGWYLVPINHHLTAAEIAYIVQDSEAKVFVGSERFAGACQGAAAELNFPAQMRFAAGVISGFCPFEEIKAGQPATLPAERSAGQVMNYTSGTTGRPKGVRRPLHPFDPDSMFATVAMFLGMFGIQAESDNVHLTGSPLYHTAVLMFAASSLHLGHGIVLMDKWTPESCLQMIQKYRVTTTHMVPTQFHRLLALPDEAKKRYDVSSLRHVIHAAAPCPVDIKRRMLEWWGNTIYEYYAASEGGGTLVTPEEWLQYPGTVGRAWPMSAIKVFDEAGNECPTGTPGTVYMALGMADFEYHKDKEKTAANRRNGFFTVGDIGYLNEDGYLFLCDRKIDMIISGGVNIYPAEVESVLLSHPKVADAAVFGVPNEDWGEEVKAVIEPAPGLSPSPALAQEIIDFCLERTAKYKCPKSIDFTDAMPRDPNGKLYKRKLRDPYWKGRERAI
- a CDS encoding methylcrotonoyl-CoA carboxylase: MRPLQSKIRTSDSDFVANRQRMEALVQELHQRLAAARQGGPEEQRRRHKERGKLLARERIDGLIDPGTPFLELSPLAAHGLYGGDAPSAGIVTGIGTVHGRPAVIVANDATVKGGTYFPLTVKKHLRAQEIALENRLPCVYLVDSGGAFLPLQAEIFPDREHFGRIFYNEARMSALAIPQIAVVLGSCTAGGAYVPAMCDENVIVRGLGTIFLGGPPLVKAATGEDVSAEELGGGDVHTRISGVSDYLAADDRDALDITRRIFENLGGPLPPPIRRDEPEDPAYDPAEIYGIIPHDARKPYDVRELIARIVDGSRLEEFKPLYATTVVTGFARIHGYPTGIIANNGVLFSESALKATHFIELCCQRHIPLLFLQNITGFIVGKKYEHGGIAKDGAKMVHAVANAAVPKFTVIIGASNGAGNYGMCGRAYSPRLLFMWPNSRISVMGGEQAAQTLLTVKLQQLAQRGETMSFEEQQRFMAPTLAKYEEEGSPYYSTARIWDDGVLDPVDTRDVLGLALAAALTQPIADSRAGVLRM